A stretch of DNA from Mus musculus strain C57BL/6J chromosome 6, GRCm38.p6 C57BL/6J:
ATTCTAcatttaagggggggggggaagatcaGTAAGTTGAGGCAAAGCTGGCCAAAGAAGACCTTATTAAACAATGACTGGTTAGTAGTACTATTGACATTCAGTGCAAGGAAGACAGTGGTCAGTAACTATAAAGGGTTTTCTCTAAGTTGGGTCTCtttgtacactgtagctgtcttcagacactccagaagagggcatcagacttttgttacggatggttgttagccaccatgtggttgctgggctttggaagagcagttagtgctcttaaccgctgagccatctcaccagtccctaaGTTGGGTCTCTTAAGTAGAGCTGTAAATATCTTACAAGAGACAGGTTCTTGTTTATAAGTTGATAAAACTTAAAGAATTTGTGGCTTTCCTTCAGGGAGTTCTGGGTCCTTTTGGAAGTAAAGAACAGCTTTTAAAGCTGCCCAGGAATCTGAAGGGGGAGCCCAAGAGTGGATTTGTAGATGGGATTGTCCATATgtacttttcctttgtttttattttgagatagctaGGGTCGTGTAGCTTGACAGAAGTTAGCCTTGGAGCTACTCATGCTGATTCTTCCCAgatgctgggactgcaggccttgaactcctagacacagacacagacacacacacacacacacacacaccctttatttatttttaaagaagcagAGTTTCACTAAGTTGTGTCATCTCAAATTGAACTTAACTGAATTTGAATTTGGGTCTTTCTGTCCTGGTCTCCAGAGTATCTGGTTAAATAGGCACTGCCACCAGTTCAAATTATGTAGGTAGTATTTGAGGCCTACCTGAGGGCAGTTCAACTTCATTAGAGACTGGTTGGTAGATTATGGAAGGTGGGTAAGGAGTGCTCCTGCCCTCTAGTGGCTAGAGTTTAGGGTTGCAGTCAAACAGGGTACAGGTCAGCCTTCAAAAACAAATGGACTGGTTCAAAATGTCTGAAGTCTTGTGGATGAAAAACTCTAAAGGCATCTCTTCAGGTACAGCTGTACAGTAAAAAACTGCATATGGAGTGTTTATTGGAAGGGGTTATAAAATGATAGAAGGGAGTCTGAGCTGGGTTATGTGGAGTGAAGAGGAGGCTGAAGGGTCAAGACTATTGGAAAAACAGGATATAATTTGGGTTTCCACAGTGAGATTTTTACCTAGATATTTGTAAGTTATTGGTAGCAGTGTCTAGAGAGTTATTGAGAGCGTAGTTCAATAGCAAATCGCAGATGTCTAGATCTCCAGCAGGGTGATGGATCTAAATCTGGGACCAGAACCCATCCATCCATAAAAGTATGACCAAGCATGGCAGATGACAGGACAGGCTTTTGAAAAGGAAGCTACACAAACCCCTCCCTGACTGGGATTAACAATCACAAACCCATTAATCCAGCAGGCACACGTATGCTCTGATTCTCAGTGAGCAAGGAAAGTTACTAGAACTTTTAATTATAGTGACACCACACTGAGATTAGTTATATGTTGAAGCAGTGGACCTatggtaaaaaaagaaaagcttagggTTGGGCAACTACTAGGTGTCTGAAACTTAGTTCGATGTACatgtttgtttacatatgtgcatAAGACTAGGCTACTTCCCACTCAGCTCTCTTAGAGCTTGCCCTATATTTTTTATCTTCAGGCCATAGGCAAGATAACTTTTTTAActgcaatatttttaaaagcgAGTTGGTATCTAGTTTAGTGCCGGTTAGAACTATTACAATATTGTTAGGACAGGATGGCACTCTTGTCATCTCTAATCTCACATAGACAGGGGTAAGTAGTTTTGTCAGTATTTTAAAGTTAATGATAGTGGGTCAAAATGATACCATGTTTCCTTCTCAAATGATTAAATATGTGGGAGTAaagtttttctttagttttaaaaataaagtttgagaGATTCTTGTTGTATAGGTTGGTTTAACTAGGTAGCCAGAGCAGACCATGAACTCTACATCTTCATATGTTGGTTTCAGGTGTGTACTGCTTTGCCTGGctctcattgtcttttttttttttttttttttttttatgttttaagacagggtatgACTATATAGCTCTGCCTGGCCTGGGGCTTGCTATATAGAGCTACTTGCCTCTTGTttcacaagtgctgggactaaatgtgTGTTCTAGCCTCTGAGTCTAGCTAGctcttctgtatttattttttttaataagtgtgTAGttgagtgtgcatgtggagggcaggggaaagaatttaaaaaagtTCTCCATTATGGTGGGTCTTAGGGGTGGAAGAAAACTGGGTGATCAGATAGCGGAGATGACCTGGAACTACTTACCTAGTGCTTTTGATCTCTACCTGCCAAATACCCATGCTTTAAAGGTCTTGATTATTTGGCATTTTCTGGTAATGGGTCTTTGTTTTGATGCCAATTAAACCTGCTATATTAGTTAGATGAGGGCTTTCCCGTGGAACTATGATCCACCCTGGTCTTTTTGCTTTAGCACAACAATATTTTTggtaacatttcttttctttttttttttttttaaagatttatttattattatatgtaagtacactgtagctgtcttcagacactccagaagagggcgccagatcttgttacggatggttatgagccaccatgtggttgctgggatttgaactctggaccttcagaagagcagtcgggtgctcttacccactgagccatctcaccagccccaacatttctttaaaaggcCACTAGTTGGGGGcttttgtttggggtttggttGTTTATTGTTGTGGTTTTAGGCCTGGCGTGATCAGTCCACCTTggagttttactttttaaagatgggGAGTTCGGTCCAATCTGGTCTAGAACTTGGTCCACTTAAAAGTTGCTAACTTTCATCTTTATATTGTGGGATctcactttgtaaactagactggcttggaactcacagaaaacTACCTAACTTGGAAAAGTATGGCTATCAACTAGCTATTTGTaatgttttgttattatttactGACCGTGAAATGGGGAGAAGAGAATTTAATGAATTTGTTTACTATTCATATTAAATGAATATTGtataaagtagttttttttttctttctttcagctacAAAAAATTGCCCAAGCTTGTGTGACATCAGCCCTGTCAAGTGTCCATGATGCTGGGCCCTGAGGGAGGTGAAGGCTATGTGGTCAAACTCCGTGGCCTACCCTGGTCCTGCTCAATTGAGGACGTACAAAACTTCCTCTCCGACTGCACAATTCATGATGGGGTCGCAGGTGTTCATTTCATTTATACTAGAGAAGGCAGGCAGAGTGGTGAGGCTTTTGTTGAACTTGAGTCAGAAGATGATGTAAAATTGGCTCTGAAAAAAGACAGGGAAAGCATGGGACACCGGTATATTGAGGTGTTCAAGTCACACAGAACCGAGATGGATTGGGTGTTGAAGCACAGTGGTCCAAACAGCGCCGACAGTGCCAATGATGGCTTTGTGAGGCTTCGGGGACTCCCATTTGGATGCACAAAGGAAGAAATCGTTCAGTTCTTCTCAGGGTTGGAAATTGTGCCAAACGGGATCACACTACCTGTGGACCCGGAAGGCAAGATTACAGGGGAGGCCTTCGTTCAGTTTGCCTCACAAGAGTTAGCTGAGAAAGCTTTAGGGAAGCACAAGGAGAGAATAGGGCACAGGTATATTGAAGTGTTTAAGAGCAGTCAGGAGGAAGTTAGATCATACTCAGATCCACCTCTGAAGTTTATGTCTGTGCAAAGGCCTGGGCCTTATGACAGGCCTGGCACAGCCCGGAGGTACATTGGCATTGTGAAACAGGCAGGTCTGGATAGGATGAGGTCTGGTGCCTATAGTGCAGGCTATGGGGGCTATGAAGAATACAGTGGCCTCAGTGATGGCTATGGCTTCACCACTGACCTGTTTGGGAGAGACCTCAGCTATTGTCTCTCAGGAATGTATGACCACAGATATGGAGACAGCGAGTTCACAGTGCAGAGCACCACCGGCCACTGCGTCCACATGAGAGGGCTGCCCTACAAAGCAACGGAGAACGACATTTACAACTTCTTCTCTCCACTCAACCCTGTGAGAGTTCATATTGAGATTGGTCCTGATGGAAGAGTGACGGGAGAAGCTGATGTTGAGTTTGCTACTCATGAAGAAGCAGTGGCAGCTATGTCCAAGGACAGGGCCAACATGCAGCACAGATACATAGAACTCTTCctgaattcaacaacaggggctaGCAATGGGGCTTATAGCAGCCAGGTGATGCAGGGCATGGGCGTGTCAGCTGCCCAGGCAACTTACAGTGGCCTGGAGAGCCAGTCAGTGAGTGGCTGTTACGGGGCCGGCTACAGCGGTCAGAACAGCATGGGCGGATATGATTAGTATTGTAGGAACATTTGAGTTATTTCAATCAGAAAATTTCACAGGCAGCCAATAAGCAGTCAAGAGCAGTTTATAACTCTAGAGGAAGCTGGGGGACCCACTTTGCACCATGAGTTTGTGAAATCTGGATTAAAAAATTACCTCTTCAGTGTTTCTCATGCAAACTTTTCTTCTAGCATGTAATATTGAGTAAACTAAAACTATTTTCTTCCGCTTTTCTCAATTAACATTTTTGGTAGTATACTTAAGAGTGATGTTATCTGAGTTAAGTAGTTTAAGTATGTTGAGTGGATCTTTAAGCACACCACAGTGAACACACTGGGGATATGTACTTTTCTGGAGAAcccaaaggtgctagatccctgaTGCAAAAGAGAAGCATTTCTCATGTTCATTctagttatattttcatttaaaatctttAGGTTAAGTTTAAgctttttaaaagttagttttGAGAATTGAGACACAATACTAATACTGTAGGAATTGGTGAGGCCTTGACTTAAAGCTTTCTTTGTACTGTGATTTCCTTTTGGGTGTATTTTGCTAAGTGAAACTTGTTAAATTTTTTGTtaactaaatttttttcttaaaataaagactttttcaCAATGACTGGCACAGCTTATGTACTCAGCAAAAGGCAGCAAACTGGGTGGTTGAGAAAGACTTGTAAAAACTACTATCTTCGAGAGGGGACTTGGAAATAGTGGTAGCTGGGTGGTATGTCTCAGGCCTctgatcctagcatttgggaagctgaagATGACAGGGACTCAAGGTGGTCATCTTGGTGTAcatagttctaggtcagccagttTGGCTTTTAAAATTAGTGGTGTGTGCCTTGTAGAGCAGGGACTGCAAATTGCCCAGTATATATGAGGAAGCACATAGTCCTATTATTACATTCACTATATACTCTTGaagacatactttttttttttgcttgcgtGTATACAAATACACTACATTCCTGGCTGGTGTTTTGAAGTGgtgaccagaaaagggcattgaatTCCCCAGTAACTGGAGTGCCATgtattgagtacactgtagctttcttcagacacaccagaagagatctCATTGCAGCCactttgtggttgctgggaattgaactctggaagagcagtcagtgctcttaaccaccgagccatctctccactacTTGAGTCTTATAAAGGACTCTTAAAGGGGGTCTCATACTTTATTTTAAAGTGCCTAACTTTTAATGATGGGTGTATAATTTATTGTGTAGTGGGTGTTGATAACCAGTAAGTGACAAAAGCCAGTTTTCAGAGGCAACAAGTTTGTTGAGTGTTGCTGACAAACCAGCATAGAGGAATAGACTTAAAAACCTTTGGCAGGCTTTTGAGCAAATACTCTGCCACTGAACCAGGTATCCTGGCCACACTTTGGAGGTCATATAGTCTGGTTTTGtgttgtccccccacccccccaaaatccCTCCAACTTAGATGCCATAAATTGTGAAGGAAACGTGGAAGtcttttatgtaagtacactagtctttttttttttttttttttaaagcctgcaATGCATGCTTGGAATAAATTCGGGGAatttttttgtttaagatttatttattattatatatgagtacactgtagctatcttcaatcacaccagaagagggcatcagatctcatcgcagatggttgtgagacaccatgtggttgctgggatttgaactccggacctttggaaaagcagtcagtgctcttaaccgttgagccatctctccagccctacactgTAGTCTTAATCCAGAAGAGGAAGTAAGATTTCATTAAcaatggtggtgagccaccatgtggttgctgggaattgaactcgggaccttcagaagagcagttagtgcccttaaacgttgagccatctctccagccccaaactgaaAGTCTTAATAGTATATTTGCTTAGTGCCTGGTAACAGAAGACAAAATAGGCACTGTTGAGGCATCTGTAATAACCTGGCTGCCTTTGTACCATACTAGAATCTAAACAGGGCAGAGTAAGCTGGGTTGAGTTCAGGAGTGGTTATAAAGGGTTCATA
This window harbors:
- the Hnrnpf gene encoding heterogeneous nuclear ribonucleoprotein F yields the protein MMLGPEGGEGYVVKLRGLPWSCSIEDVQNFLSDCTIHDGVAGVHFIYTREGRQSGEAFVELESEDDVKLALKKDRESMGHRYIEVFKSHRTEMDWVLKHSGPNSADSANDGFVRLRGLPFGCTKEEIVQFFSGLEIVPNGITLPVDPEGKITGEAFVQFASQELAEKALGKHKERIGHRYIEVFKSSQEEVRSYSDPPLKFMSVQRPGPYDRPGTARRYIGIVKQAGLDRMRSGAYSAGYGGYEEYSGLSDGYGFTTDLFGRDLSYCLSGMYDHRYGDSEFTVQSTTGHCVHMRGLPYKATENDIYNFFSPLNPVRVHIEIGPDGRVTGEADVEFATHEEAVAAMSKDRANMQHRYIELFLNSTTGASNGAYSSQVMQGMGVSAAQATYSGLESQSVSGCYGAGYSGQNSMGGYD